The Juglans regia cultivar Chandler chromosome 2, Walnut 2.0, whole genome shotgun sequence genome includes a window with the following:
- the LOC109014219 gene encoding transcription factor bHLH123-like isoform X2 encodes MADEYNTSGNWWDSSRSRFESGTSSSSGLNNLGSFGWPPDMAEIKGRSTAMDSMSVSGSSVVFQDTQKLQGHDSVGGGDPNLHMMGLGLSTQAMDWNQALLRTGEKAESGFRSMLQENLNSSNNFQQETGMGSSQVQWRERLFSGMSGSESSANEFKQLNRGFSLDQPPFSPQYSSGDSSTVTCQGLPTSFQMDSALYGSPSTILQGLLGPDNQPHQVQPNSLENRPMNFPYPANYGVNSTDQLLPASWSPKLPQFLRTSPPKQPPHSQLHFSNNAPFWNASEAAMKDVRPGFFPSLQPQFPPPNFDEKPKINISEVRESATVGKKSGSEATSKRPRNETPSPLPAFKVRKEKMGDRITALQQLVSPFGKTDTASVLSEAIEYIKFLHEQVTALSTPYMKNGAPACMQHQQINSDKSKVDPDQGPKQDLRSRGLCLVPVSSTFPVTHETTVDFWTPTFGGTFR; translated from the exons ATGGCGGATGAGTACAATACAAGTGGGAACTGGTGGGATTCATCAAGAAGCAGGTTCGAAAGCGGGACATCTTCTTCTTCGGGACTCAATAATCTAGGGAGCTTTGGATGGCCACCTGATATGGCGGAAATCAAAGGAAGGAGTACTGCAATGGATTCTATGTCGGTCTCCGGCAGTTCAGTGGTTTTCCAGGACACCCAGAAGCTGCAAGGACATGATTCAGTTGGTGGCGGTGATCCCAACTTGCATATGATGGGTTTAGGCCTCTCAACTCAAGCCATGGATTGGAACCAAGCTTTACT TCGTACTGGTGAAAAGGCTGAAAGCGGTTTCCGTTCGATGCTTCAAGAAAACTTGAACTCAAGCAACAACTTTCAGCAAGAAACTGGGATGGGATCTTCTCAGGTTCAATGGAGGGAAAGATTGTTTTCTGGAATGAGTGGAAGCGAGTCCTCCGCGAACGAGTTCAAGCAACTTAATCGTGGTTTTTCTTTAGATCAACCCCCATTTAGCCCTCAATACAGTTCCGGGGATAGTAGTACTGTCACATGCCAGGGCTTGCCTACGAGTTTCCAGATGGATTCAGCTCTGTATGGAAGCCCTTCAACTATACTGCAAGGGCTATTGGGACCGGATAATCAGCCTCATCAAGTACAGCCAAATTCACTTGAAAATAGGCCGATGAATTTTCCATATCCGGCCAACTATGGCGTGAATTCTACTGATCAATTATTGCCTGCTTCTTGGTCGCCTAAGCTTCCTCAGTTTTTGAGAACTTCACCCCCAAAACAGCCACCCCATAGCCAATTGCATTTCTCCAACAACGCCCCGTTTTGGAATGCGTCTGAAGCGGCCATGAAGGATGTTCGGCCGGGCTTTTTCCCCTCGCTGCAACCGCAGTTTCCCCCACCAAACTTTGATGAAAAACCAAag ATCAATATATCCGAAGTTCGGGAGTCAGCCACGGTGGGGAAGAAAAGTGGCAGCGAAGCTACATCTAAAAGGCCTCGGAATGAAACGCCGTCGCCTTTACCTGCTTTTAAG GTGAGGAAAGAGAAGATGGGGGACAGAATCACTGCACTCCAACAATTGGTATCGCCTTTCGGAAAG ACTGATACAGCCTCAGTGCTTTCTGAAGCCATTGAATACATCAAGTTCCTCCATGAACAAGTTACT GCCTTAAGCACACCTTACATGAAAAATGGAGCTCCGGCCTGCATGCAGCACCAGCAG ATCAATTCTGACAAATCTAAGGTGGATCCTGATCAAGGACCAAAACAAGATCTTAGAAGCCGAGGACTATGTTTGGTACCGGTATCAAGTACATTCCCTGTAACTCACGAGACCACAGTCGATTTCTGGACGCCAACATTCGGAGGAACTTTCAGATAG
- the LOC109014219 gene encoding transcription factor bHLH123-like isoform X1, which translates to MADEYNTSGNWWDSSRSRFESGTSSSSGLNNLGSFGWPPDMAEIKGRSTAMDSMSVSGSSVVFQDTQKLQGHDSVGGGDPNLHMMGLGLSTQAMDWNQALLRTGEKAESGFRSMLQENLNSSNNFQQETGMGSSQVQWRERLFSGMSGSESSANEFKQLNRGFSLDQPPFSPQYSSGDSSTVTCQGLPTSFQMDSALYGSPSTILQGLLGPDNQPHQVQPNSLENRPMNFPYPANYGVNSTDQLLPASWSPKLPQFLRTSPPKQPPHSQLHFSNNAPFWNASEAAMKDVRPGFFPSLQPQFPPPNFDEKPKQINISEVRESATVGKKSGSEATSKRPRNETPSPLPAFKVRKEKMGDRITALQQLVSPFGKTDTASVLSEAIEYIKFLHEQVTALSTPYMKNGAPACMQHQQINSDKSKVDPDQGPKQDLRSRGLCLVPVSSTFPVTHETTVDFWTPTFGGTFR; encoded by the exons ATGGCGGATGAGTACAATACAAGTGGGAACTGGTGGGATTCATCAAGAAGCAGGTTCGAAAGCGGGACATCTTCTTCTTCGGGACTCAATAATCTAGGGAGCTTTGGATGGCCACCTGATATGGCGGAAATCAAAGGAAGGAGTACTGCAATGGATTCTATGTCGGTCTCCGGCAGTTCAGTGGTTTTCCAGGACACCCAGAAGCTGCAAGGACATGATTCAGTTGGTGGCGGTGATCCCAACTTGCATATGATGGGTTTAGGCCTCTCAACTCAAGCCATGGATTGGAACCAAGCTTTACT TCGTACTGGTGAAAAGGCTGAAAGCGGTTTCCGTTCGATGCTTCAAGAAAACTTGAACTCAAGCAACAACTTTCAGCAAGAAACTGGGATGGGATCTTCTCAGGTTCAATGGAGGGAAAGATTGTTTTCTGGAATGAGTGGAAGCGAGTCCTCCGCGAACGAGTTCAAGCAACTTAATCGTGGTTTTTCTTTAGATCAACCCCCATTTAGCCCTCAATACAGTTCCGGGGATAGTAGTACTGTCACATGCCAGGGCTTGCCTACGAGTTTCCAGATGGATTCAGCTCTGTATGGAAGCCCTTCAACTATACTGCAAGGGCTATTGGGACCGGATAATCAGCCTCATCAAGTACAGCCAAATTCACTTGAAAATAGGCCGATGAATTTTCCATATCCGGCCAACTATGGCGTGAATTCTACTGATCAATTATTGCCTGCTTCTTGGTCGCCTAAGCTTCCTCAGTTTTTGAGAACTTCACCCCCAAAACAGCCACCCCATAGCCAATTGCATTTCTCCAACAACGCCCCGTTTTGGAATGCGTCTGAAGCGGCCATGAAGGATGTTCGGCCGGGCTTTTTCCCCTCGCTGCAACCGCAGTTTCCCCCACCAAACTTTGATGAAAAACCAAag CAGATCAATATATCCGAAGTTCGGGAGTCAGCCACGGTGGGGAAGAAAAGTGGCAGCGAAGCTACATCTAAAAGGCCTCGGAATGAAACGCCGTCGCCTTTACCTGCTTTTAAG GTGAGGAAAGAGAAGATGGGGGACAGAATCACTGCACTCCAACAATTGGTATCGCCTTTCGGAAAG ACTGATACAGCCTCAGTGCTTTCTGAAGCCATTGAATACATCAAGTTCCTCCATGAACAAGTTACT GCCTTAAGCACACCTTACATGAAAAATGGAGCTCCGGCCTGCATGCAGCACCAGCAG ATCAATTCTGACAAATCTAAGGTGGATCCTGATCAAGGACCAAAACAAGATCTTAGAAGCCGAGGACTATGTTTGGTACCGGTATCAAGTACATTCCCTGTAACTCACGAGACCACAGTCGATTTCTGGACGCCAACATTCGGAGGAACTTTCAGATAG